One Candidatus Neomarinimicrobiota bacterium DNA window includes the following coding sequences:
- a CDS encoding N-acetylmuramoyl-L-alanine amidase has translation MNRLRYIVFAIILLFLVSSLQARRTELILQKANDERYVPAIPVYVINQYQYISLQDLLDAYKISAFLNPAVRKSVFRIGRLKFKVTAYNHFVMVEDKTFQMSHAVIFFDGDTYLPMDDFVNILKMVGLVSGVTILSGSDTADMQVQQEAEPTKYSPFDIVSANIEERQNGTVIRIRTANRYDAKSVKAWINREEWLYVTLPGAKVNKPDLDNTEIPKNSSIRTVTADQLDGTSQLTFRLRGTVEGVDVLHRDSPPEILLTIRRPYVIDQSHYLEKERQKWKLDKIVLDAGHGGHDPGARGNGLREKEITLDVVKRLGKLIETRTDIEVIYTRKTDVFVPLWERTKIANEAGGKVFLSIHVNANKNKKASGFETYLLRPGKTDAAVAVAEMENAVIKLEQNTDQYDKLSTEQLILATMAQSSFMQQSETLADLTQREFDKKLVGQNRGVKQAGFIVLIGASMPNVLIELGFISNKNDARRLKQASYRQKAAEGIFDALMKYKTRHEKLLSP, from the coding sequence ATGAACCGCCTTCGATATATAGTTTTCGCAATCATCCTGCTTTTTCTGGTCTCTTCTCTACAGGCAAGACGGACTGAACTTATTCTGCAAAAAGCAAATGATGAGAGATATGTACCTGCTATCCCAGTCTATGTAATAAATCAATACCAATATATTTCACTTCAGGATTTGCTGGATGCCTATAAGATATCCGCATTTCTGAACCCTGCCGTCAGGAAGTCGGTCTTCCGTATCGGTCGCCTTAAATTTAAGGTTACCGCTTACAACCATTTCGTCATGGTTGAGGATAAAACATTTCAGATGTCCCACGCTGTCATTTTCTTTGATGGGGACACTTATCTACCCATGGATGATTTTGTAAACATTCTGAAAATGGTGGGTCTGGTCTCGGGAGTAACAATTTTGTCTGGGTCTGACACAGCTGATATGCAAGTTCAACAAGAAGCTGAACCCACAAAATACTCCCCATTTGACATCGTGTCTGCCAATATAGAAGAACGGCAAAATGGGACTGTTATTCGGATTCGTACAGCCAATCGATATGATGCAAAATCTGTAAAGGCCTGGATAAACCGCGAGGAGTGGCTCTATGTAACCCTGCCTGGAGCAAAAGTAAATAAGCCAGATCTTGATAATACTGAAATTCCAAAAAACAGCAGCATCCGCACGGTTACTGCAGATCAATTGGATGGCACCTCTCAACTCACCTTTCGTCTTCGCGGTACCGTAGAAGGCGTCGATGTTTTGCATCGCGATTCACCGCCGGAAATTTTACTGACAATTCGAAGACCCTATGTTATCGATCAATCCCACTATCTGGAAAAAGAACGCCAGAAGTGGAAGCTCGATAAAATTGTCCTTGATGCCGGGCACGGGGGGCATGATCCAGGGGCTCGCGGTAACGGTCTCAGAGAGAAGGAGATTACCCTGGATGTTGTGAAGCGGTTGGGGAAGCTGATTGAAACCAGAACTGATATTGAAGTTATTTATACCAGAAAGACGGATGTGTTTGTCCCACTCTGGGAGCGTACTAAAATCGCCAACGAAGCCGGTGGAAAAGTTTTCCTGAGTATCCACGTCAATGCCAATAAGAATAAAAAGGCATCAGGCTTTGAAACCTATCTACTCCGACCTGGAAAAACAGATGCCGCTGTAGCCGTTGCTGAGATGGAGAACGCAGTAATTAAGCTTGAACAAAATACTGACCAGTACGACAAGTTGAGCACGGAACAATTAATCCTGGCTACCATGGCCCAGAGCTCTTTCATGCAGCAAAGTGAAACCTTGGCCGATTTGACGCAAAGGGAATTTGACAAGAAGCTGGTGGGTCAGAACAGGGGTGTTAAGCAGGCAGGATTTATTGTGTTGATCGGAGCCTCAATGCCCAATGTACTCATCGAATTAGGATTTATTTCTAATAAAAATGACGCTCGCAGGTTGAAGCAGGCTTCCTACAGACAGAAAGCAGCAGAAGGGATATTTGACGCCCTTATGAAATATAAAACACGTCATGAAAAGTTATTATCACCGTGA
- a CDS encoding DUF2164 domain-containing protein — protein sequence MIQTFSREMKDELIQQIKTYFLNELSQELGNFEAEFLLDFFSENIGPHYYNQAIHDVQKHLSGYVDTLNERIDELEKPLPESA from the coding sequence ATGATCCAAACTTTTTCGAGAGAGATGAAGGACGAACTCATCCAGCAAATTAAAACCTATTTTCTAAATGAATTGAGTCAGGAATTAGGCAACTTTGAGGCAGAATTCCTGCTGGATTTTTTTAGTGAAAATATTGGTCCACACTATTACAATCAGGCTATCCATGATGTTCAGAAACATCTCTCCGGATATGTTGATACACTCAATGAACGTATCGACGAGCTCGAAAAGCCCCTACCTGAATCTGCTTAG